One segment of Armatimonadota bacterium DNA contains the following:
- a CDS encoding ATP-binding protein, producing MISAYEHGNDEIEIKVPCKPEYVRTIRRVIAEFAASYEMPKMAIEEIEVAASEAVTNIVRHAYINPKRMPHVRVKCAHRRYGLLVEVMDRGRGFRAPADGVIPEVDIDFDREGGYGILLIKCLMDTVNYISNPDEGTKIKMTKAVHGIPALR from the coding sequence ATGATCTCGGCATATGAGCATGGCAATGACGAAATCGAGATAAAAGTGCCGTGCAAGCCTGAATATGTTCGGACCATACGCAGGGTGATCGCGGAGTTTGCCGCTTCTTATGAGATGCCTAAGATGGCGATTGAAGAAATTGAGGTTGCGGCCTCGGAGGCGGTGACCAATATTGTGCGTCACGCTTACATAAACCCTAAACGTATGCCGCATGTTAGAGTAAAGTGCGCGCATCGCAGGTATGGTCTGCTCGTCGAAGTGATGGACAGGGGACGGGGTTTCCGTGCTCCTGCGGACGGCGTTATTCCGGAAGTCGATATTGATTTCGACCGCGAAGGCGGCTACGGCATTCTCCTTATCAAGTGCCTTATGGACACTGTCAACTACATCTCCAATCCCGATGAGGGGACAAAAA